The following coding sequences are from one Neodiprion lecontei isolate iyNeoLeco1 chromosome 7, iyNeoLeco1.1, whole genome shotgun sequence window:
- the LOC107221206 gene encoding probable serine/threonine-protein kinase clkA isoform X1, which yields MERTVRQVILTLSLGMGLAFCEPPVSSQYGVPGNFDGQGSHGVGGGHGGAGTVTNSYGAPLNGGGHDAHQDFIDSQPKSYEFGYAVKDAASGNDFGRRETSDGETVRGEYRVQLPDGRTQIVTYTADWRTGFHADVRYEGVASYPDQYNNNNNNNNNNNNYNNNYNNNNGYNDLSANSLHTGYNGAGNYNGGNNGAYNGNNNYHGSNGNYNTGVGVSGVNNNYANGHNNNYNDNNYDGNSLNGGYNYNAGYSSNANNNFGSKSPVSSYGTPAFH from the exons GTTATTCTGACCCTGTCCTTGGGGATGGGTTTGGCGTTTTGCGAGCCGCCGGTAAGCAGCCAGTACGGTGTGCCGGGAAATTTTGATGGTCAAGGCAGCCATGGGGTTGGTGGTGGTCATGGGGGTGCGGGAACCGTGACGAACAGCTACGGGGCTCCGTTAAATGGAGGAGGACACGACGCCCACCAGGATTTCATCGACAGTCAG CCGAAATCGTACGAGTTTGGTTACGCGGTGAAGGACGCGGCTTCCGGAAATGATTTCGGACGTCGCGAGACCAGCGACGGTGAAACGGTGCGGGGTGAATATCGAGTCCAACTTCCGGACGGGCGTACTCAGATCGTAACTTACACGGCTGATTGGAGAACGGGATTTCACGCTGATGTAAGGTACGAGGGTGTCGCCTCGTATCCCGATCAgtacaacaataacaacaacaacaacaacaacaacaacaactacAACAACAactacaacaacaacaacggaTACAACGATCTGAGCGCGAATAGTCTCCATACCGGATACAACGGAGCTGGTAATTACAACGGAG GTAACAACGGAGCATACAACGGGAACAACAATTATCACGGCAGCAACGGGAATTATAACACAGGCGTTGGTGTCAGCGGTGTCAACAACAATTACGCCAACGGTCACAACAACAATTACAACGACAATAACTACGATGGAAACAGTTTGAACGGCGGTTACAACTATAACGCGGGATATTCGAGCAACGCTAATAATAATTTCGGTTCGAAATCCCCGGTCTCATCGTACGGAACGCCAGCGTTTCACTGA
- the LOC107221206 gene encoding probable serine/threonine-protein kinase clkA isoform X2 — protein sequence MERTVRQVILTLSLGMGLAFCEPPVSSQYGVPGNFDGQGSHGVGGGHGGAGTVTNSYGAPLNGGGHDAHQDFIDSQPKSYEFGYAVKDAASGNDFGRRETSDGETVRGEYRVQLPDGRTQIVTYTADWRTGFHADVRYEGVASYPDQYNNNNNNNNNNNNYNNNYNNNNGYNDLSANSLHTGYNGAGNNGAYNGNNNYHGSNGNYNTGVGVSGVNNNYANGHNNNYNDNNYDGNSLNGGYNYNAGYSSNANNNFGSKSPVSSYGTPAFH from the exons GTTATTCTGACCCTGTCCTTGGGGATGGGTTTGGCGTTTTGCGAGCCGCCGGTAAGCAGCCAGTACGGTGTGCCGGGAAATTTTGATGGTCAAGGCAGCCATGGGGTTGGTGGTGGTCATGGGGGTGCGGGAACCGTGACGAACAGCTACGGGGCTCCGTTAAATGGAGGAGGACACGACGCCCACCAGGATTTCATCGACAGTCAG CCGAAATCGTACGAGTTTGGTTACGCGGTGAAGGACGCGGCTTCCGGAAATGATTTCGGACGTCGCGAGACCAGCGACGGTGAAACGGTGCGGGGTGAATATCGAGTCCAACTTCCGGACGGGCGTACTCAGATCGTAACTTACACGGCTGATTGGAGAACGGGATTTCACGCTGATGTAAGGTACGAGGGTGTCGCCTCGTATCCCGATCAgtacaacaataacaacaacaacaacaacaacaacaacaactacAACAACAactacaacaacaacaacggaTACAACGATCTGAGCGCGAATAGTCTCCATACCGGATACAACGGAGCTG GTAACAACGGAGCATACAACGGGAACAACAATTATCACGGCAGCAACGGGAATTATAACACAGGCGTTGGTGTCAGCGGTGTCAACAACAATTACGCCAACGGTCACAACAACAATTACAACGACAATAACTACGATGGAAACAGTTTGAACGGCGGTTACAACTATAACGCGGGATATTCGAGCAACGCTAATAATAATTTCGGTTCGAAATCCCCGGTCTCATCGTACGGAACGCCAGCGTTTCACTGA